The Mustela erminea isolate mMusErm1 chromosome 18, mMusErm1.Pri, whole genome shotgun sequence genome has a window encoding:
- the LLGL2 gene encoding LLGL scribble cell polarity complex component 2 isoform X1, which produces MRRFLRSGHDPARERLKRDLFQFNKTVEHGFPHQPSALGYSQSLRILAIGTRSGAVKLYGAPGVEFMGLHRETNAVVQIHFLPGQCQLVTLLDDNSLHLWSLKVKGGVSELQEDGSFTLRGPPGAAPSATQITVVLPHSSRELLYLGTESGNVFVVQLPAFRTLEDRTISSDAVLQRLPEEARQRRVFEMVEALQEHPRNPDQVLIGYSRGLIVIWDLRASRVLCHFLSSQQLESVCWQRDGHVIVSCHSDGSYCQWPVSGDAPQPEPLRSCTPYGPFPCKAITKIFWLTTKQGLPFTIFQGGMPRASYGDRHCISVIHDGQQTAFDFTSRVIDFTVLTEADPAAAFDDPCALVVLAEEELVVIDLQAAGWPPVQPPYLASLHCSAITCSHHVSNIPLKLWERIVAAGSQQHTHFSTMEWPIDGGTSLAPAPPQRDLLLTGHEDGTVRFWDASGVCLRLLYKLSTVRVFLTDTDPSDSLNVQGEDEWPPLRKVGSFDPYSDDPRLGIQKIFLCKYSGYLAVAGTAGQVLVLELNDEEAEHSVAQVEADLLQDQEGYRWKGHERLCARPGPVRFEPGFQPFVLVQCQPPAVVTSLALHSEWRLVAFGTSHGFGLFDHQQRRQVFVKCTLHPSDQLALEGPLSRVKSLKKSLRQSFRRIRRSRVSSRKRRPTGPSGENGEAGAPAQARPRPLQGQEGAARPERAGVQSMELAPVQRRIEARSAEDSFTGFVRTLYFADTYLRDSSRHCPSLWAGTNGGTVYAFALRVPPAERRMDEPVRAEQAKEIQLMHRAPVVGILVLDGHNVPLPEPLEVAHDLSKSPDMQGGHQLLVVSEEQFKVFTLPKVSAKLKLKLTALEGSRVRRVSVAHFGSCRAEDYGEHHLAVLTNLGDVQVVSLPLLKPQVRYSCIRREDVSGIASCVFTKYGQGFYLISPSEFERFSLSTKWLVEPRCLVDSAETKSHSRPRNGSGPEKALDRTRNSGSQSDGEERRPGRVMEHALLNDERVLKEIQSTLEGDRGSYGDWRSQRVAVGYSLSNGGAE; this is translated from the exons ATGAGGCGGTTCCTGAGGTCAGGACATGACCCTGCACGGGAGAGGCTCAAGCGGGACCTTTTCCAGTTTAACAAG ACGGTGGAGCACGGCTTCCCACACCAGCCCAGCGCCCTCGGCTACAGCCAGTCTCTGCGCATCCTGGCCATCGGCACCCGCTCCGGAGCCGTCAAGCT CTATGGTGCCCCAGGGGTGGAGTTCATGGGGCTGCATCGGGAGACGAACGCTGTGGTACAGATCCACTTCCTACCTGGCCAG TGCCAGCTGGTCACCCTGCTGGATGACAACAGTCTGCACCTGTGGAGCCTGAAGGTCAAAGGCGGCGTGTCAGAGCTGCAGGAAGATGGGAGTTTCACGCTGCGTGGTCCCCCGGG GGCTGCCCCCAGTGCCACACAGATCACTGTGGTCCTGCCGCACTCCTCCCGCGAGCTCCTCTATCTGGGCACTGAGAGCGGGAACGTGTTCGTGGTGCAGCTGCCGGCCTTCCGCACGCTAGAGGACCGGACCATCAGCTCGGACGCCGTGCTCCAGCG GTTGCCCGAAGAGGCCCGCCAGCGGCGGGTGTTTGAGATGGTGGAGGCTCTGCAGGAGCACCCCCGCAACCCCGACCAGGTCCTCATCGGCTACAGCCGGGGCCTCATTGTCATCTGGGACCTGCGGGCCAGCCGCGTGCTCTGCCATTTCCTCAGCAGCCAG cAACTGGAGAGCGTCTGCTGGCAGCGGGACGGCCACGTGATTGTCAGCTGCCACTCCGATGGCAGCTACTGCCAGTGGCCCGTTTCCGGGGACGCCCCACAGCCAGAGCCTCTGCGCAGCTGCACACCTTATG GTCCTTTTCCTTGCAAAGCCATTACCAAAATCTTCTGGCTGACCACCAAACAGGG GTTGCCCTTCACCATCTTCCAGGGCGGCATGCCTCGGGCCAGCTACGGGGACCGCCACTGCATCTCGGTGATCCACGATGGCCAGCAGACTGCCTTCGACTTCACCTCCCGCGTCATCGACTTCACTGTCCTCACTGAGGCGGACCCTGCGGCGG CCTTTGACGACCCCTGTGCCCTGGTGGTTCTGGCCGAGGAGGAGCTGGTGGTGATTGACCTGCAGGCGGCTGGTTGGCCCCCGGTTCAGCCTCCCTACCTGGCCTCCCTGCACTGCTCTGCCATCACCTGCTCCCACCACGTCTCCAACATCCCCCTGAAGCTGTGGGAGCGCATCGTTGCCGCGGGCAGCCAGCAGCACACGCACTTCTCCACCATG GAGTGGCCCATTGATGGTGGCACCAGTctggccccagcccctccccagaggGACCTGCTGCTCACGGG GCATGAGGACGGCACCGTGCGGTTCTGGGACGCCTCCGGCGTGTGCTTACGACTGCTCTACAAGCTGAGCACGGTCCGGGTGTTCCTCACCGACACAGACCCCAGTGACAGCCTCAATGTCCAGGGCGAGGATGAGTGGCCCCCACTCCGCAAG GTGGGCTCCTTCGACCCCTACAGTGATGATCCCAGGCTGGGCATCCAGAAGATCTTCCTCTGCAAATACAGCGGCTACCTGGCTGTGGCAGGCACGGCGGGGCAG GTGCTGGTCCTGGAGCTGAACGACGAGGAGGCGGAGCACAGCGTGGCCCAGGTGGAGGCGGACCTGCTGCAGGACCAGGAGGGCTACCGCTGGAAGGGCCACGAGCGCCTGTGCGCCCGCCCGGGGCCCGTGCGTTTCGAGCCCGGCTTCCAGCCCTTTGTGCTGGTGCAGTGCCAACCCCCGGCTGTGGTCACCTCCTTGGCCTTGCACTCCGAGTGGCGGCTTGTGGCCTTCGGCACGAGCCATGGTTTTGGCCTCTTTGACCATCAGCAGCGGCGGCAGGTCTTTGTCAA ATGCACGCTGCACCCCAGTGACCAGCTAGCTTTGGAGGGCCCCCTGTCCCGTGTGAAGTCCCTGAAGAAGTCCCTGCGCCAGTCCTTCCGCCGGATACGTCGGAGCCGGGTGTCCAGCCGGAAGCGGCGGCCAACTGGTCCCTCTGGAGAG AACGGGGAGGCCGGAGCCCCCGCTcaggcccggccccgcccgctGCAGGGACAGGAGGGGGCGGCCAGGCCCGAGCGCGCAGGGGTGCAGAGCATGGAGCTGGCTCCGGTGCAGCGCAGGATCGAGGCCCGCTCAGCGGAGGATTCCTTCACAGGATTCGTCCGGACCCTCTACTTTGCTGACACCTACCTGAGGGACA GCTCCCGCCACTGCCCCTCGCTGTGGGCCGGCACCAATGGGGGTACCGTCTACGCCTTCGCCCTGCGCGTGCCCCCCGCCGAGCGGAGAATGGACGAGCCTGTGCGGGCAGAGCAGG CCAAGGAGATCCAGCTGATGCACCGAGCGCCTGTGGTGGGCATCCTCGTGCTGGACGGACACAACGTGCCCCTTCCCGAGCCCCTGGAGGTGGCACACGACTTATCGAAGAGCCCGGACATGCAGGGAGGCCACCAGCTGCTCGTGGTGTCAGAGGAGCAGTTCAAG GTGTTCACGCTGCCCAAGGTGAGTGCCAAGCTGAAGCTGAAGCTGACCGCCCTGGAGGGCTCGCGGGTGCGGCGGGTCAGCGTGGCCCACTTCGGCAGCTGTCGAGCCGAGGACTACGGGGAGCACCACCTGGCCGTGCTCACCAACCTGGGCGACGTGCAGGTGGTCTCGCTACCCCTGCTCAAGCCGCAGGTGCGGTACAGCTGCATCCGGCGCGAGGACGTCAGCGGCATCGCCTCTTGTGTCTTCACCAAATACGGCCAAG GCTTCTACCTGATCTCACCCTCAGAGTTCGagcgcttctctctctccaccaagTGGCTGGTTGAGCCCCGGTGTCTGGTGGATTCAGCAGAGACCAAGAGCCACAGCCGCCCCCGCAATGGATCAGGCCCAGAGAAGGCCTTGGACCGAACCAG GAACTCAGGGAGCCAGAGTGACGGAGAGG AGAGAAGGCCCGGCCGAGTGATGGAACATGCTCTGCTCAATGACGAGA GGGTCCTGAAGGAGATCCAGAGCACCCTGGAGGGAGACCGAGG GAGCTATGGCGATTGGCGTTCTCAGCGAGTGGCCGTGGGGTACAGTCTCAGCAATGGAGGAG CAGAGTGA
- the LLGL2 gene encoding LLGL scribble cell polarity complex component 2 isoform X4, which yields MRRFLRSGHDPARERLKRDLFQFNKTVEHGFPHQPSALGYSQSLRILAIGTRSGAVKLYGAPGVEFMGLHRETNAVVQIHFLPGQCQLVTLLDDNSLHLWSLKVKGGVSELQEDGSFTLRGPPGAAPSATQITVVLPHSSRELLYLGTESGNVFVVQLPAFRTLEDRTISSDAVLQRLPEEARQRRVFEMVEALQEHPRNPDQVLIGYSRGLIVIWDLRASRVLCHFLSSQQLESVCWQRDGHVIVSCHSDGSYCQWPVSGDAPQPEPLRSCTPYGPFPCKAITKIFWLTTKQGLPFTIFQGGMPRASYGDRHCISVIHDGQQTAFDFTSRVIDFTVLTEADPAAAFDDPCALVVLAEEELVVIDLQAAGWPPVQPPYLASLHCSAITCSHHVSNIPLKLWERIVAAGSQQHTHFSTMEWPIDGGTSLAPAPPQRDLLLTGHEDGTVRFWDASGVCLRLLYKLSTVRVFLTDTDPSDSLNVQGEDEWPPLRKVGSFDPYSDDPRLGIQKIFLCKYSGYLAVAGTAGQVLVLELNDEEAEHSVAQVEADLLQDQEGYRWKGHERLCARPGPVRFEPGFQPFVLVQCQPPAVVTSLALHSEWRLVAFGTSHGFGLFDHQQRRQVFVKCTLHPSDQLALEGPLSRVKSLKKSLRQSFRRIRRSRVSSRKRRPTGPSGENGEAGAPAQARPRPLQGQEGAARPERAGVQSMELAPVQRRIEARSAEDSFTGFVRTLYFADTYLRDREETEASRICQLDLGVTQAPATAPRCGPAPMGVPSTPSPCACPPPSGEWTSLCGQSRPRRSS from the exons ATGAGGCGGTTCCTGAGGTCAGGACATGACCCTGCACGGGAGAGGCTCAAGCGGGACCTTTTCCAGTTTAACAAG ACGGTGGAGCACGGCTTCCCACACCAGCCCAGCGCCCTCGGCTACAGCCAGTCTCTGCGCATCCTGGCCATCGGCACCCGCTCCGGAGCCGTCAAGCT CTATGGTGCCCCAGGGGTGGAGTTCATGGGGCTGCATCGGGAGACGAACGCTGTGGTACAGATCCACTTCCTACCTGGCCAG TGCCAGCTGGTCACCCTGCTGGATGACAACAGTCTGCACCTGTGGAGCCTGAAGGTCAAAGGCGGCGTGTCAGAGCTGCAGGAAGATGGGAGTTTCACGCTGCGTGGTCCCCCGGG GGCTGCCCCCAGTGCCACACAGATCACTGTGGTCCTGCCGCACTCCTCCCGCGAGCTCCTCTATCTGGGCACTGAGAGCGGGAACGTGTTCGTGGTGCAGCTGCCGGCCTTCCGCACGCTAGAGGACCGGACCATCAGCTCGGACGCCGTGCTCCAGCG GTTGCCCGAAGAGGCCCGCCAGCGGCGGGTGTTTGAGATGGTGGAGGCTCTGCAGGAGCACCCCCGCAACCCCGACCAGGTCCTCATCGGCTACAGCCGGGGCCTCATTGTCATCTGGGACCTGCGGGCCAGCCGCGTGCTCTGCCATTTCCTCAGCAGCCAG cAACTGGAGAGCGTCTGCTGGCAGCGGGACGGCCACGTGATTGTCAGCTGCCACTCCGATGGCAGCTACTGCCAGTGGCCCGTTTCCGGGGACGCCCCACAGCCAGAGCCTCTGCGCAGCTGCACACCTTATG GTCCTTTTCCTTGCAAAGCCATTACCAAAATCTTCTGGCTGACCACCAAACAGGG GTTGCCCTTCACCATCTTCCAGGGCGGCATGCCTCGGGCCAGCTACGGGGACCGCCACTGCATCTCGGTGATCCACGATGGCCAGCAGACTGCCTTCGACTTCACCTCCCGCGTCATCGACTTCACTGTCCTCACTGAGGCGGACCCTGCGGCGG CCTTTGACGACCCCTGTGCCCTGGTGGTTCTGGCCGAGGAGGAGCTGGTGGTGATTGACCTGCAGGCGGCTGGTTGGCCCCCGGTTCAGCCTCCCTACCTGGCCTCCCTGCACTGCTCTGCCATCACCTGCTCCCACCACGTCTCCAACATCCCCCTGAAGCTGTGGGAGCGCATCGTTGCCGCGGGCAGCCAGCAGCACACGCACTTCTCCACCATG GAGTGGCCCATTGATGGTGGCACCAGTctggccccagcccctccccagaggGACCTGCTGCTCACGGG GCATGAGGACGGCACCGTGCGGTTCTGGGACGCCTCCGGCGTGTGCTTACGACTGCTCTACAAGCTGAGCACGGTCCGGGTGTTCCTCACCGACACAGACCCCAGTGACAGCCTCAATGTCCAGGGCGAGGATGAGTGGCCCCCACTCCGCAAG GTGGGCTCCTTCGACCCCTACAGTGATGATCCCAGGCTGGGCATCCAGAAGATCTTCCTCTGCAAATACAGCGGCTACCTGGCTGTGGCAGGCACGGCGGGGCAG GTGCTGGTCCTGGAGCTGAACGACGAGGAGGCGGAGCACAGCGTGGCCCAGGTGGAGGCGGACCTGCTGCAGGACCAGGAGGGCTACCGCTGGAAGGGCCACGAGCGCCTGTGCGCCCGCCCGGGGCCCGTGCGTTTCGAGCCCGGCTTCCAGCCCTTTGTGCTGGTGCAGTGCCAACCCCCGGCTGTGGTCACCTCCTTGGCCTTGCACTCCGAGTGGCGGCTTGTGGCCTTCGGCACGAGCCATGGTTTTGGCCTCTTTGACCATCAGCAGCGGCGGCAGGTCTTTGTCAA ATGCACGCTGCACCCCAGTGACCAGCTAGCTTTGGAGGGCCCCCTGTCCCGTGTGAAGTCCCTGAAGAAGTCCCTGCGCCAGTCCTTCCGCCGGATACGTCGGAGCCGGGTGTCCAGCCGGAAGCGGCGGCCAACTGGTCCCTCTGGAGAG AACGGGGAGGCCGGAGCCCCCGCTcaggcccggccccgcccgctGCAGGGACAGGAGGGGGCGGCCAGGCCCGAGCGCGCAGGGGTGCAGAGCATGGAGCTGGCTCCGGTGCAGCGCAGGATCGAGGCCCGCTCAGCGGAGGATTCCTTCACAGGATTCGTCCGGACCCTCTACTTTGCTGACACCTACCTGAGGGACA gggaggaaactgaggcttccaGAATTTGCCAACTTGACCTTGGAGTCACACAG GCTCCCGCCACTGCCCCTCGCTGTGGGCCGGCACCAATGGGGGTACCGTCTACGCCTTCGCCCTGCGCGTGCCCCCCGCCGAGCGGAGAATGGACGAGCCTGTGCGGGCAGAGCAGG CCAAGGAGATCCAGCTGA
- the LLGL2 gene encoding LLGL scribble cell polarity complex component 2 isoform X2, with amino-acid sequence MRRFLRSGHDPARERLKRDLFQFNKTVEHGFPHQPSALGYSQSLRILAIGTRSGAVKLYGAPGVEFMGLHRETNAVVQIHFLPGQCQLVTLLDDNSLHLWSLKVKGGVSELQEDGSFTLRGPPGAAPSATQITVVLPHSSRELLYLGTESGNVFVVQLPAFRTLEDRTISSDAVLQRLPEEARQRRVFEMVEALQEHPRNPDQVLIGYSRGLIVIWDLRASRVLCHFLSSQQLESVCWQRDGHVIVSCHSDGSYCQWPVSGDAPQPEPLRSCTPYGPFPCKAITKIFWLTTKQGLPFTIFQGGMPRASYGDRHCISVIHDGQQTAFDFTSRVIDFTVLTEADPAAAFDDPCALVVLAEEELVVIDLQAAGWPPVQPPYLASLHCSAITCSHHVSNIPLKLWERIVAAGSQQHTHFSTMEWPIDGGTSLAPAPPQRDLLLTGHEDGTVRFWDASGVCLRLLYKLSTVRVFLTDTDPSDSLNVQGEDEWPPLRKVGSFDPYSDDPRLGIQKIFLCKYSGYLAVAGTAGQVLVLELNDEEAEHSVAQVEADLLQDQEGYRWKGHERLCARPGPVRFEPGFQPFVLVQCQPPAVVTSLALHSEWRLVAFGTSHGFGLFDHQQRRQVFVKCTLHPSDQLALEGPLSRVKSLKKSLRQSFRRIRRSRVSSRKRRPTGPSGENGEAGAPAQARPRPLQGQEGAARPERAGVQSMELAPVQRRIEARSAEDSFTGFVRTLYFADTYLRDSSRHCPSLWAGTNGGTVYAFALRVPPAERRMDEPVRAEQAKEIQLMHRAPVVGILVLDGHNVPLPEPLEVAHDLSKSPDMQGGHQLLVVSEEQFKVFTLPKVSAKLKLKLTALEGSRVRRVSVAHFGSCRAEDYGEHHLAVLTNLGDVQVVSLPLLKPQVRYSCIRREDVSGIASCVFTKYGQGFYLISPSEFERFSLSTKWLVEPRCLVDSAETKSHSRPRNGSGPEKALDRTRNSGSQSDGEERRPGRVMEHALLNDERVLKEIQSTLEGDRGSYGDWRSQRVAVGYSLSNGGE; translated from the exons ATGAGGCGGTTCCTGAGGTCAGGACATGACCCTGCACGGGAGAGGCTCAAGCGGGACCTTTTCCAGTTTAACAAG ACGGTGGAGCACGGCTTCCCACACCAGCCCAGCGCCCTCGGCTACAGCCAGTCTCTGCGCATCCTGGCCATCGGCACCCGCTCCGGAGCCGTCAAGCT CTATGGTGCCCCAGGGGTGGAGTTCATGGGGCTGCATCGGGAGACGAACGCTGTGGTACAGATCCACTTCCTACCTGGCCAG TGCCAGCTGGTCACCCTGCTGGATGACAACAGTCTGCACCTGTGGAGCCTGAAGGTCAAAGGCGGCGTGTCAGAGCTGCAGGAAGATGGGAGTTTCACGCTGCGTGGTCCCCCGGG GGCTGCCCCCAGTGCCACACAGATCACTGTGGTCCTGCCGCACTCCTCCCGCGAGCTCCTCTATCTGGGCACTGAGAGCGGGAACGTGTTCGTGGTGCAGCTGCCGGCCTTCCGCACGCTAGAGGACCGGACCATCAGCTCGGACGCCGTGCTCCAGCG GTTGCCCGAAGAGGCCCGCCAGCGGCGGGTGTTTGAGATGGTGGAGGCTCTGCAGGAGCACCCCCGCAACCCCGACCAGGTCCTCATCGGCTACAGCCGGGGCCTCATTGTCATCTGGGACCTGCGGGCCAGCCGCGTGCTCTGCCATTTCCTCAGCAGCCAG cAACTGGAGAGCGTCTGCTGGCAGCGGGACGGCCACGTGATTGTCAGCTGCCACTCCGATGGCAGCTACTGCCAGTGGCCCGTTTCCGGGGACGCCCCACAGCCAGAGCCTCTGCGCAGCTGCACACCTTATG GTCCTTTTCCTTGCAAAGCCATTACCAAAATCTTCTGGCTGACCACCAAACAGGG GTTGCCCTTCACCATCTTCCAGGGCGGCATGCCTCGGGCCAGCTACGGGGACCGCCACTGCATCTCGGTGATCCACGATGGCCAGCAGACTGCCTTCGACTTCACCTCCCGCGTCATCGACTTCACTGTCCTCACTGAGGCGGACCCTGCGGCGG CCTTTGACGACCCCTGTGCCCTGGTGGTTCTGGCCGAGGAGGAGCTGGTGGTGATTGACCTGCAGGCGGCTGGTTGGCCCCCGGTTCAGCCTCCCTACCTGGCCTCCCTGCACTGCTCTGCCATCACCTGCTCCCACCACGTCTCCAACATCCCCCTGAAGCTGTGGGAGCGCATCGTTGCCGCGGGCAGCCAGCAGCACACGCACTTCTCCACCATG GAGTGGCCCATTGATGGTGGCACCAGTctggccccagcccctccccagaggGACCTGCTGCTCACGGG GCATGAGGACGGCACCGTGCGGTTCTGGGACGCCTCCGGCGTGTGCTTACGACTGCTCTACAAGCTGAGCACGGTCCGGGTGTTCCTCACCGACACAGACCCCAGTGACAGCCTCAATGTCCAGGGCGAGGATGAGTGGCCCCCACTCCGCAAG GTGGGCTCCTTCGACCCCTACAGTGATGATCCCAGGCTGGGCATCCAGAAGATCTTCCTCTGCAAATACAGCGGCTACCTGGCTGTGGCAGGCACGGCGGGGCAG GTGCTGGTCCTGGAGCTGAACGACGAGGAGGCGGAGCACAGCGTGGCCCAGGTGGAGGCGGACCTGCTGCAGGACCAGGAGGGCTACCGCTGGAAGGGCCACGAGCGCCTGTGCGCCCGCCCGGGGCCCGTGCGTTTCGAGCCCGGCTTCCAGCCCTTTGTGCTGGTGCAGTGCCAACCCCCGGCTGTGGTCACCTCCTTGGCCTTGCACTCCGAGTGGCGGCTTGTGGCCTTCGGCACGAGCCATGGTTTTGGCCTCTTTGACCATCAGCAGCGGCGGCAGGTCTTTGTCAA ATGCACGCTGCACCCCAGTGACCAGCTAGCTTTGGAGGGCCCCCTGTCCCGTGTGAAGTCCCTGAAGAAGTCCCTGCGCCAGTCCTTCCGCCGGATACGTCGGAGCCGGGTGTCCAGCCGGAAGCGGCGGCCAACTGGTCCCTCTGGAGAG AACGGGGAGGCCGGAGCCCCCGCTcaggcccggccccgcccgctGCAGGGACAGGAGGGGGCGGCCAGGCCCGAGCGCGCAGGGGTGCAGAGCATGGAGCTGGCTCCGGTGCAGCGCAGGATCGAGGCCCGCTCAGCGGAGGATTCCTTCACAGGATTCGTCCGGACCCTCTACTTTGCTGACACCTACCTGAGGGACA GCTCCCGCCACTGCCCCTCGCTGTGGGCCGGCACCAATGGGGGTACCGTCTACGCCTTCGCCCTGCGCGTGCCCCCCGCCGAGCGGAGAATGGACGAGCCTGTGCGGGCAGAGCAGG CCAAGGAGATCCAGCTGATGCACCGAGCGCCTGTGGTGGGCATCCTCGTGCTGGACGGACACAACGTGCCCCTTCCCGAGCCCCTGGAGGTGGCACACGACTTATCGAAGAGCCCGGACATGCAGGGAGGCCACCAGCTGCTCGTGGTGTCAGAGGAGCAGTTCAAG GTGTTCACGCTGCCCAAGGTGAGTGCCAAGCTGAAGCTGAAGCTGACCGCCCTGGAGGGCTCGCGGGTGCGGCGGGTCAGCGTGGCCCACTTCGGCAGCTGTCGAGCCGAGGACTACGGGGAGCACCACCTGGCCGTGCTCACCAACCTGGGCGACGTGCAGGTGGTCTCGCTACCCCTGCTCAAGCCGCAGGTGCGGTACAGCTGCATCCGGCGCGAGGACGTCAGCGGCATCGCCTCTTGTGTCTTCACCAAATACGGCCAAG GCTTCTACCTGATCTCACCCTCAGAGTTCGagcgcttctctctctccaccaagTGGCTGGTTGAGCCCCGGTGTCTGGTGGATTCAGCAGAGACCAAGAGCCACAGCCGCCCCCGCAATGGATCAGGCCCAGAGAAGGCCTTGGACCGAACCAG GAACTCAGGGAGCCAGAGTGACGGAGAGG AGAGAAGGCCCGGCCGAGTGATGGAACATGCTCTGCTCAATGACGAGA GGGTCCTGAAGGAGATCCAGAGCACCCTGGAGGGAGACCGAGG GAGCTATGGCGATTGGCGTTCTCAGCGAGTGGCCGTGGGGTACAGTCTCAGCAATGGAGGAG AGTGA